The DNA region TTCGTCCCATAAAATAATCATCATCACCCCAGATAGCCTTTAGAATATCCTGCCTTTTGACTACCAGATTCTTGTGACGGATAAAATATAAAAGCAGGTCAGATTCTCTTTGTGTAAGTGTGATACTGTTTTCCGTACCCTGTAGAGTATAGTTCTTAGGATCAAAATCATATTTCCCAACTTTATACTTTAGAGGAGTGGTATCTGTTTTCTTGGTACGTTTCAGGAAAACCTCAATTTTCAGCATCAGTTCTTCAATACTGAATGGTTTCACCAGATAATCATCAGCGCCTATTTTAAGTCCTTTGATTCTGTCTTCTTTTAAAGCTTTTGCAGAAATAAAGATAATCGGAATTTCAGAATTTTTACTGCGTATCCTTTGTGCTACTTCAAATCCGTTCATTCCGGGCATCATAATATCCAGCAGACAAATGTCGAAATCTTTGCTGTTAAATGCCTCCAGTGCAGATTCACCATCAGAATAACAGCTGATATCATAATAACTTTCCAAGCTGTCCTCCACCAGAAAAGCTATGGTTTTGTCATCTTCGGCATATAAAATTTTAGATTTCTCCATACTTATATTTAATTAAACTGAAAACGGGCAAAAGAGGGTTGTGGTAATTCCTTTGTCTTCATTATTCTCTACAGAAATTTTCCAGTGATGTTGCTGAGCTACTTTTTTTACATAAAATAATCCCAACCCGAAACCATTCACTTCTTCACTTCTTTTGGTATGTACCCGATAAAACTTTTCAAAAATATGAGGAATATTTTTAGCGGGAATTCCCATTCCGTTGTCTTTAAACTTTAAATATAACCCTTTTGAGTCTTTATAAGCTGAAATTTTAATAACAGGTTTTGTTTCGCAATACTTTATAGAGTTATCTAAAAGGTTATAGATGATGTTGGTAAAGTGAAATTCATCAGCCATTACCGAAGTGCTGTTTTCAATATCAATCTCGATGCTGAGGTCTTTATTTTTTTGCTGTATAGTGTCTGAAATCTCCTGAATAAAGGGAAGAAGAAGAATTTTCTGAGGCTTTAACGAAAGTCCTGCTGCATCATTCTTAGCAATATTCAGAATTTTCTCAATATGACTATTAAGCTTGTGGCTTTGATTGATGATAATAGAGGTATATGTCTGCAATTTGGAGTTCTCCTGAATCAGATTCTGCTTATTAAGAGCTTCCGATGCTAAAAGTATTGAGGATAAAGGTGTCTTAAACTCGTGAGTCATATTATTGATAAAGTCACGTTGCAATTCCGAAAACTTCTTCTGCTGAATGATTGTATAAATAGAATAAACATAGACCAGAAGAATGATAATAAGAGCAAATGTAAGAAGATACCAGAACCTTAATGAACTGATCAGATAAGTTGTTTTATCAGGAAAACGGATGGAAAAGTAATAGATCAGATTTTTATGCTTAGGAAAATTGATCACTTTGTTACTGGGGCTTTCCTGATGAGAAGTCATATACTTTCCATATACCATTTTATCGCTGTGGCAGTTGTATAATGCATACACATAGTCTGTATTGATTTGAAAACGGGTAAATTCTGTTTTCAGGTAATATTCCAGAACGACAGGATGAAATTCATTATTAATATTAACCACATAATAGTCATTGGCAATATTCTGAACTGGGTTTTCGGTATAAGAGGTCTTTCCTCCGGAAAGTTTTTCTGCCACCTCCATTAAGGCAATATTGACCTTCTGATTGAATTTTTTATCTTCAAGATTATAAGCCTGCCGGGTCCACATCAGCTGTGCTATTAAAATTCCGATAATAGCAATAAATCCCAGCGTTATTATAATATTGAGTCTTTTTATTTTCATTTACTGAGGCAATATTATCCAAAAATATCTATTTATCTTTTATTATTAACAACTCGTTAACAAATGTTTGACAGCGGTTAACAAGTTATCATCATTCTGTGCTTTACATTTGTTACATCGAAAGAAAATAATCAGTTTCAAATATTAAAATTTATACTCATGAAAAAACTAAAAATTACAGCTCTTTTAGCAGTGTTAGCATTCTCTCCTTTTTATGCGAATGTACTTACTACAGATGCTCCATCCATTGTAAAAATGGTAGCGGATGCTATTAAATGGAAATCAGAATCAATAGATGTTGGAAATATCCCTCAGGGAAAACCAAAATTGATCAGATTTGAATTTACCAACACAAGTTCAAAACCAATCATTATTCAGAATGTAGCGCCTTCATGCGGATGTACTACAGCTGATTATACAAAAACTCCTATCCAGCCAGGAAAAAAAGGATTTGTGGAAGCGAGCTATAACGCAGCGGCAGCAGGTCCGTTTATGAAGACTGTAAATGTTACGACTAGTGAAAGCAAAACTCCTAAAACACTTTCATTCAAAGGAGTAGTTACTGCTTAATACATTTTTTTAAAAGATAAGAATAGCCTGATAATTGTTATCAGGCTATTTTCTTTTGGATGATCTGGCTGATTTAAAAATAATAGATAAAGAATAATTATTTGTAGCATTATTTATCAATCTATTTTAAGGGATTGCATTTCAATATTTATTATTTTTAAGAAAAAATATTTTATGAGTCTATATACACAACCTATGCTGCGCGAAGGTGCACTAAAAGATAAAGTAGCAATTGTAACAGGAGGCGGAAGCGGTCTTGGAAAAGCGATGACCAAATACTTTCTTGAACTGGGCGCCAACGTAGTCATTACTTCCAGAAATCTGGAAAAACTACAAACTACAGCTAAGGAACTGGAAGACGAAACAGGTGGTAAAGTTCTTTGTGTAGCTTGTGATGTAAGAAACTGGGAAGAGGTGGAAGCCATGAAAGAAGCTACATTAAAAGAATTCGGGAAGATTGATATTTTGTTGAATAACGCTGCCGGAAACTTTATTTCTCCAACAGAAAAACTGACTCATTCCGCTTTTGATTCTATTCTGGATATTGTTCTGAAAGGAACAAAAAACTGTACCCTTTCCATAGGAAAACACTGGATAGATTCTAAAACTCCGGGAACTGTATTGAATATCGTAACAACCTATGCATGGACAGGTTCTGCCTATGTAGTACCATCTGCCTGTGCAAAAGCCGGAGTTTTGGCTATGACCAGATCATTGGCGGTAGAATGGGCTAAATATGGAATCCGTTTCAATGCAATTGCTCCGGGACCTTTCCCTACAAAAGGGGCTTGGGACAGACTTCTTCCGGGAGATCTTCAGGAAAAATTCGATATGAAAAAGAAAGTTCCGTTGAGAAGAGTAGGAGAACACCAGGAGCTTGCCAATCTTGCGGCTTATCTGGTTTCTGATTATTCAGCGTATATGAATGGTGAAGTAGTGACCATTGATGGCGGAGAATGGCTTCAGGGTGCCGGAGAATTTAACATGCTTGAAGCAATTCCTAAAGAAATGTGGGATGCTTTAGAAGCGATGATTAAAGCAAAAAAATCGAATTAAATAAAACTTATAGTAAAAAAGCTCCCGGATGTGTAACAAATCCGGGAGTTTTTTTTACCTATACAGTTAAATAATACTTTTTCAAATGAATTTTAAACTTCCAACCCTTGTTTCGACGCTTGCAGTGGTTCTGTTCTCAGGATCTGCATACGCACAACAAACTCCGAAATACGATTACGTAGAAGCATTTAAGCCGTTCTTTTATCCACAGACAGGCACGGCAACCCGTTCTGCAAGCGGACAGCCGGGACATGCTTATTGGCAGAATTCAGCAGATTATCATTTGAATGTCAGCCTGAATGAAAATAAAAAAGAGATCACAGGTAGAGCAGAAATTACTTATACCAACAACAGTCCTGATAAATTAGGGTTTCTGTGGTTGCAGCTGGATCAGAATCTGTTTGCAAAAGATTCCAGAGGAAATGGTGTCGTTCCGATTTCGGGAAGCAGAAATGGAGCGCATGGTGAAGAATTTAATGGTGGATATACCATTAAATCAGTAAAGCTAGACGGTAAAAAAGAAGTAAAATATACCATTACCGATACAAGGATGCAGATTGATCTTCCAAAAGAACTGAAAGCCAATGGAGGCGTTGCAAAAATAGAAATTGAATATTCCTTTATTTCTCCTGATTATGGTTCAGACAGAATGGGAATACAGGATACGAAAAACGGCAAAATTTTTACCATGGCACAATGGTATCCCAGAATGTGTGTGTATGATGATGTTATGGGATGGAATACACTTCCCTATATTGGAGCTTCAGAGTTTTACTTAGAATATGGGGATATTACAGCCAATATTACCGTTCCTGCTAATCATTATGTAGTGGCATCCGGAGAACTTCTGAATGAAAAGGAAGTTTACAGCAAAGAAGAAATCAGCAGATGGAATCAGGCAAGAAACAGTGATAAAACGGTAATGATCCGTCCTGAGTCTGAAATAGGTAAAAATAAGGTATCCGGTACAAAAACCTGGAAATTTAAAATTACGCAGACAAGAGATTTTGCATGGGCTTCCTCCGCAGGATTTATTTTAGATGCAGCAAAAATTGATCTGCCCAGCGGAAAAAAATCTCTAGCTATTTCGGCCTATCCTGCAGAAAGTGCTGGAGAAAAAGCATGGGGAAGATCTACAGAATATACGAAGGCTGCCATAGAGCATTATTCGAAAAAATGGTACGAATATACTTATCCGGCTGCTACCAATGTTGCAGGAAATGAAGGCGGAATGGAATACCCGGGAATCGTATTCTGTCATATGGATTCCAAAGGAGAAGACCTTTGGGGTGTTACAGATCACGAGTTTGGACACAACTGGTTTCCTATGATCGTAGGATCTAACGAAAGATTGTTTGCATGGATGGATGAAGGGTTTAATACTTTCATTAACGGACTTTCAACAGAGGCTTTCAATAAAGGAGAATATTATAATAAACCTAATCTTGCAAGATCAGGAGTGTACTTGCTGACTGACAATCTTGAGCCCGTAATGGTAGGTCCGGATAATATGAAAGAAAGAAGTATCGGTGCTTTGGCTTACTATAAGCCGGGAACAGGATTGGATGTTTTAAGAGGAACCATCCTCGGACCTGAAAAATTTGATAAAGCATTCAGAACGTATATAGACCGTTGGGCTTTTAAACATCCTACACCATGGGATTTCTTCCATACGATGGAAAATGTTTCCGGAGAAGAACTGAACTGGTTCTGGAGAGGATGGTTCTTTAATAAATGGAAAATTGATCAGGCTGTTAAAAACGTAAAATATATCAATGGAGATTTTAAGAACGGAGTTCAGATCACGGTGGAAAATATTGGTCAGCTGCCAATGCCTACAACCGTACAGATCAAATTCAAAGATGGAACGGCACAGACTGTGAAAATCCCTGTTGAGGTCTGGAAAAGAAATACAGAATGGACATTCAAAGTAGATTCTACGAAAGAAATAGATGAGGTAAAACTGGATCCGAATTCTGAAGTTCCTGATATCAATCTGGAAAACAATAGCAAAAAACCTGCATAGAAATATGGGATGGATTTAAATTTAACGCAAAGATTTAATATCTCATGTTGAATTTTAAGGTGGCCAAGGAGGAATCAATGAAATTGATTCTTTCTAAGCGTAAGCATATTCATGTAGTTTCATCAGCAACATTGTTGCTTTCTTAGCCTACTTAAAAATTAAGAAGAATTCATATAATCTTTGCGTTTTTTACCAGATTAAGAGCAACAAAATATACCCGCCATAAAAGCCTGAACTTACAACCGTAAGTTCAGGCTTTTATTTTTTAGGGTGTTTTTCCGGGTGAGGTAGAGGGGTTTTCCTACAATCTTTTGACTGTCAGTGATATAATTTTGTTCCACAATATTAATCAAAAACAAAAGAACATGGAAACATTAAAATCAGTGCTTGAAGCAAGCCACGCCAAAAAAACAAAAAATGAGTTAATTGATCTCTTATCGGGAGTAGAAAAAGTTCTTACCCCAGCAGTCTATGAAAAAGTATCTGGAATTGAAACTTCGGAATTAAGTTCATTGACGAATAAAGAATTATTAGCTGTTGTAGAAGAATTCAAAAAGAATTATGATGAAAAGTGGGAAAAATCTTTTTCAGGTACATCTGCAGAAATTATGAAGCTGATTGCCGGTAAGATGGCTGCCGATGAAGAGATTTTCAGAACTTCCGATGCTGCCAGTGCGGATTTTGCTGCAGAATTAGGAAGTATCGATTTTGCTACTATTATTGGCGGACCTTTGGATGCTTGTGTAAAAGCACAGTCTAATGCCTCTATCGCAACCGTTAATTTCATCAATGAAGTTGGATTCGAACTTACCGATCCTTCCAATGCTGCCAGTGCCAAAAAACTGAGAATGGCAGAATTCAAATACAAAAAAAATATTCCGAATCCGGATTTTAAGGAAGATGAGCCAGTAAGTGCTACCAACCCTAAAACGATTCCGAATGATGTAGAAATTTCAGTGCCTTTTATTGCCCTGCTGAATGTTCCAAGTTTCAGAATTGAAACCTGTGAAGTAGACTTTAATGTTAAACTTAATTCTACGTACACGAAAGACGTAAGTGATGAGTTTGGTATTAATGCCGGAGTATCCGGTGGTTGGGGACCTGTAAAATTCAAAGTGGATGTATCATATAAAAGAACTTCCAGCACAGGAATCAAAGTGGAAAAAGAATATTCTCTTGGGGTGAAAGTACGTGCCACCAATGACGAAATGCCTGCAGGATTAGAAAAAGTTCTTGGACTTCTTTCACAATAATATTTTTACGAAAGATGATAAAATTATCAGATTACCTGGATTATCTCAACAACGAGATAATTCAGGCTCGTAAAAAAGCAGACGAGAATGCAGTTCTTATTGCTAAAGAATATGCCCGTCATGAATACCTTAAGTATTTTAAGGTTCCAAGATATGCATTGCCCAGCGTAAAGATGGATATTCCGATCAAAATCACGGATATAGATTCAGATTCTAAATATAATTTTAAACTGAATCAGGATCAGTTTGTCACAGAACTCAATGAGAGAATCCGTCTTGCGAATAAAGAGAAAAGACTGAATATTTCTGAAATCAGCAAAAGACAGCTCCAGACCGAAGAGTTCAAAACACTGTTCACTAACCTGGAGAAAAATGATCAGAAATTTGGTAAACTCCCTGCGAACGAAGTTCTTAAACTGGATCTCAGAAAGAAAGTACAGCTTCTTAATTCCGGGATTTTTCGACCTCAGGATGGAACAACCGAAGAAGAAACAGAGGAGCTGAAAGAGATTTTTTCAAAGGTTTTACTCAACAAATATACACTGGTGAATGCC from Chryseobacterium culicis includes:
- a CDS encoding M1 family metallopeptidase; protein product: MNFKLPTLVSTLAVVLFSGSAYAQQTPKYDYVEAFKPFFYPQTGTATRSASGQPGHAYWQNSADYHLNVSLNENKKEITGRAEITYTNNSPDKLGFLWLQLDQNLFAKDSRGNGVVPISGSRNGAHGEEFNGGYTIKSVKLDGKKEVKYTITDTRMQIDLPKELKANGGVAKIEIEYSFISPDYGSDRMGIQDTKNGKIFTMAQWYPRMCVYDDVMGWNTLPYIGASEFYLEYGDITANITVPANHYVVASGELLNEKEVYSKEEISRWNQARNSDKTVMIRPESEIGKNKVSGTKTWKFKITQTRDFAWASSAGFILDAAKIDLPSGKKSLAISAYPAESAGEKAWGRSTEYTKAAIEHYSKKWYEYTYPAATNVAGNEGGMEYPGIVFCHMDSKGEDLWGVTDHEFGHNWFPMIVGSNERLFAWMDEGFNTFINGLSTEAFNKGEYYNKPNLARSGVYLLTDNLEPVMVGPDNMKERSIGALAYYKPGTGLDVLRGTILGPEKFDKAFRTYIDRWAFKHPTPWDFFHTMENVSGEELNWFWRGWFFNKWKIDQAVKNVKYINGDFKNGVQITVENIGQLPMPTTVQIKFKDGTAQTVKIPVEVWKRNTEWTFKVDSTKEIDEVKLDPNSEVPDINLENNSKKPA
- a CDS encoding DUF2589 domain-containing protein, whose translation is METLKSVLEASHAKKTKNELIDLLSGVEKVLTPAVYEKVSGIETSELSSLTNKELLAVVEEFKKNYDEKWEKSFSGTSAEIMKLIAGKMAADEEIFRTSDAASADFAAELGSIDFATIIGGPLDACVKAQSNASIATVNFINEVGFELTDPSNAASAKKLRMAEFKYKKNIPNPDFKEDEPVSATNPKTIPNDVEISVPFIALLNVPSFRIETCEVDFNVKLNSTYTKDVSDEFGINAGVSGGWGPVKFKVDVSYKRTSSTGIKVEKEYSLGVKVRATNDEMPAGLEKVLGLLSQ
- a CDS encoding SDR family oxidoreductase — protein: MSLYTQPMLREGALKDKVAIVTGGGSGLGKAMTKYFLELGANVVITSRNLEKLQTTAKELEDETGGKVLCVACDVRNWEEVEAMKEATLKEFGKIDILLNNAAGNFISPTEKLTHSAFDSILDIVLKGTKNCTLSIGKHWIDSKTPGTVLNIVTTYAWTGSAYVVPSACAKAGVLAMTRSLAVEWAKYGIRFNAIAPGPFPTKGAWDRLLPGDLQEKFDMKKKVPLRRVGEHQELANLAAYLVSDYSAYMNGEVVTIDGGEWLQGAGEFNMLEAIPKEMWDALEAMIKAKKSN
- a CDS encoding response regulator transcription factor, which codes for MEKSKILYAEDDKTIAFLVEDSLESYYDISCYSDGESALEAFNSKDFDICLLDIMMPGMNGFEVAQRIRSKNSEIPIIFISAKALKEDRIKGLKIGADDYLVKPFSIEELMLKIEVFLKRTKKTDTTPLKYKVGKYDFDPKNYTLQGTENSITLTQRESDLLLYFIRHKNLVVKRQDILKAIWGDDDYFMGRSLDVFISRLRKVLAEEQNILIENLHGIGFRFSEKE
- a CDS encoding DUF1573 domain-containing protein; translated protein: MKKLKITALLAVLAFSPFYANVLTTDAPSIVKMVADAIKWKSESIDVGNIPQGKPKLIRFEFTNTSSKPIIIQNVAPSCGCTTADYTKTPIQPGKKGFVEASYNAAAAGPFMKTVNVTTSESKTPKTLSFKGVVTA
- a CDS encoding sensor histidine kinase, encoding MKIKRLNIIITLGFIAIIGILIAQLMWTRQAYNLEDKKFNQKVNIALMEVAEKLSGGKTSYTENPVQNIANDYYVVNINNEFHPVVLEYYLKTEFTRFQINTDYVYALYNCHSDKMVYGKYMTSHQESPSNKVINFPKHKNLIYYFSIRFPDKTTYLISSLRFWYLLTFALIIILLVYVYSIYTIIQQKKFSELQRDFINNMTHEFKTPLSSILLASEALNKQNLIQENSKLQTYTSIIINQSHKLNSHIEKILNIAKNDAAGLSLKPQKILLLPFIQEISDTIQQKNKDLSIEIDIENSTSVMADEFHFTNIIYNLLDNSIKYCETKPVIKISAYKDSKGLYLKFKDNGMGIPAKNIPHIFEKFYRVHTKRSEEVNGFGLGLFYVKKVAQQHHWKISVENNEDKGITTTLFCPFSV